The Flavobacteriales bacterium genome includes a region encoding these proteins:
- a CDS encoding glycosyltransferase family 2 protein — protein sequence MKISGFTFVKNAIKLDYPVREAILSVLPLVDEMVVAVGKSDDDTRNLIESIDPKIKIVDTIWDDSLREGGKVLAVETDKAKAAVNPKSDWLIYIQADECIHEKYYAEIRWKMEQFKDDNRVEGLLFDYIHFYGSYDFVGDSRTWYRKEIRIIKNKPEIKSWKDAQGFRKEGEKLKVKKIEAAIYHYGWVRHPKFMMAKAVEANKLWHTDDWVNERYDPEKDFDYSQIDSLKRFKDTHPKVMQNRIDQMNWQFTHDPKFKRFGLKTWFLYWFEQLFGVRLGEYKNYIEV from the coding sequence ATGAAAATTTCCGGTTTCACATTCGTTAAAAATGCCATCAAGTTGGATTATCCTGTTCGGGAAGCCATTTTGAGTGTGTTGCCATTGGTGGATGAAATGGTAGTGGCCGTTGGAAAATCAGACGATGACACCCGAAATTTGATTGAATCTATCGACCCAAAAATAAAAATTGTTGACACCATTTGGGACGACAGTCTGCGGGAAGGTGGCAAAGTGCTTGCCGTAGAAACTGACAAGGCCAAAGCTGCCGTAAATCCGAAAAGTGATTGGTTGATATATATCCAAGCCGATGAGTGCATTCATGAAAAGTATTATGCTGAAATCCGCTGGAAAATGGAGCAATTTAAGGATGACAATAGGGTAGAAGGGTTGTTGTTCGACTACATTCACTTTTATGGAAGCTACGATTTTGTGGGCGACAGCCGAACATGGTATCGAAAAGAAATTAGAATTATCAAAAATAAACCGGAAATAAAAAGTTGGAAGGACGCTCAAGGTTTCAGAAAGGAAGGAGAGAAGCTAAAGGTAAAAAAGATTGAAGCAGCCATCTATCATTATGGTTGGGTGCGGCATCCAAAATTTATGATGGCAAAGGCTGTAGAGGCTAATAAACTTTGGCATACGGACGATTGGGTAAATGAACGGTATGACCCCGAAAAAGACTTTGATTACAGCCAAATAGATTCACTTAAACGTTTTAAAGACACCCACCCAAAGGTAATGCAAAATAGAATTGACCAAATGAATTGGCAGTTTACACACGACCCAAAGTTCAAGCGGTTTGGATTAAAAACGTGGTTTTTATATTGGTTTGAGCAACTTTTTGGTGTTCGATTGGGAGAATACAAAAACTATATAGAAGTTTAA